The genome window tgtgcagaaaaagcatctgacaaaaaaACTCTACATGAAAGAAGCTCTCCACAAATTTGTAATGGAAGGAACATACCTGAATTCAGTAATTACCATACATGAccaacccacagctaacattatactgaaCAGGGAAATGTTGAAAGtgttttctctaagaacaggaacaagataagtaGGCCCACTTTCACCACTATTATTCAACATAacactagaagtcctagccagatcCATTAAGccagagaataaaataaaggacatccagattggaaaggagatGATCAAaatgtccctatttgcagatgacatggccttatacaaagaaaatcctaaagaccacaccaaaacctgttagaactgataaacaaatccAGTAAAGTTACAGGGtacaaaatcagcatgcaaaaataAGCAGCATTTCTATGCACCAATGACAAACTtgttgaaaaagaaatgaagaaagagattccatttacaatagctacaaaaaataaaaaaattaacaaaacctagaaataaatttagccaagaagatgaaagattctacaaggaaaaatataaaacactgatgaaataatTAATACAGTTAAAATTACCATACTACTAAAAGCAATCTagagattcaacacaatctctacCAAAATGTTTATGACcttcttcacagatatagattaaaaatgcttaaattggtatagaaccacaaaagaccccaaatagcccaagcaatcctgagtaaaaggaagaaaactgatGGTGTCCCATAAACTGATTACAAAATAAACTACAAAGTTACAATAActaaaacaccatggtactggtataaaaacagacatatacatGAACAGAACAGTGAAAAGAACCCAGACATAAATCCTTATatttatagccaattgatttctgatgaggacactgagaacatacattgaggaaaggacagtctctttcttaaatgatgctgggaaaactgggtattcatatgcagaagaatgaatctagacccatatctgtcactatatacaaaaatagacACCAtaagaattaaagatttaaatgcaaAACCTGTAACTGTGAAACTACTACAATGAAACGTTGGGGAATtgcttcaggacattgatttGCCCAAAGATTTTGTGGAAAAGACAGCCAAAGCACAGCCAACaaggacaaaaatacacaaatggtatTACTTGACACCAAAACGTTTCTCCACAACAAAGCAAAGAACTAACAGTGAAGAGACCAcatgcagaatgggaaaaaaatttggaaagtattCATTCAACGAAGGATTAAAATTTGAgataaacaaggaactcaaacaaatcaagagcaaataataataataatctgatcCAGAAATGGGCAAATAACCTAAACAGACATTATTCAAAAGAAGTCATACGAGTggctaagcattttaaaaaatgctaacatcactaataatcagggaagtgcaaatcaaaaccacaatgaaatatcatttcacccctattagaatggctattataaaaaatacaaaaataacaaatgctagcaaggatacagagaaaagagaactcataCACTAATGTGGGATGGAATGTAAATCACAgtcattaaagagaaaaatatggagaatcctcaaaaaatgaaacacaaaactaccctataatccagcaatcccactactgggtatttatcctaACAAAAGAGAAttagtatatcaaagagatatctgcaccacCATGTCCACCACATAATTAACAAAAGTCAAGGtacggaatcaacctaagtgttaaTTAACAGATACATAAAGAAAATACGtcatatatacacaaagaaatactattcagccataaaaataattaaattttgtcctttgaggcaacatgcatgagcctggaggacatcatgttaagtgaaataagccaggcacagaaaaataaataccacatattctcaattatactcagaaaaattaaatgtcatcaaattagagagtagaatagtggttaaaaGAGGCTGGGAATGGTGGTGGGTGAGAGAGGGAAAGGCTGGTTAAAAGATATGAGATTACAACTGCATAGGAAGAAAAAGTTTCAGTGTTCTGTGGCATTGTAGGGTGAATACAGTTAATAactatttattgtatattttcagatagataaaagaggattttgaatgttccaaacaagaagaaatgataaattcttGACATAGTGGATTTGCTAATTATCCTTACTTAATCAGTACACAttttatgtatcaaaatatcactctgcaACCCTGAAATTAttgcatgtcaattaaaaataaaagctatatgaatatgtgaatttaaaaatatattatctactgcaaattaaaaaatacataaatcatgATAAGGGAGTAGGAAATGACTTTCACATTATATTAGTTTTTCAGGGAAGGATTCTTTGTGAAAGTgacatttcatagaaatatattttttaattgcattcaGTGCTAACATATTTTGGACTCTATTAACTTTTGAGTGTGCTGTTTCACATTTTGAACCCCATGTGCATTCAGCATGAGTATTATCAACATATAATGCACAAAGTCTACTGTCACTATTGCCCAGGAGCTTTTGGAGTTGGCACACTACAGAGAGAAAGGACGTTGGTGAGGTTGGAAAAACAGGCAGAGAATGATCTGATGTCCATTGATTAAAAGTATCTTTAGGACATAGTTAAAAATGAAGGCTAAAAAGTGATAACTATGAGCTTTCTTAATTCATAAAAATTGTCTTaagtaaaaagataagaaaaataacatgaacTGGATGAAGTGAACAACATCCAAAAGATCAAAAGAATATTCATACAAAATATACTAAATGCATTGGACTCACAATAGGCAGTCCAATGAGAGgatgaagatgaggaaacaggttacACGCCCAGGTGCACCATCCAGCCAGGATGATGGAACAGAGCCTCTAGGACATGACAACTGTGACAACTGTGTAAAGCAGAGGCTGTCTCACCTCTTCTCCATTAGTTTCCACTTGGCTCTCTATTGCAGAAACTTTGCAAGAGTTAAACAATgcaaataaagcatttaaaaggagaatgataTTAGAAGTTATACAAAGATCATAGAAACtttatttctctgatttaaatgtttaatatatttgtaaaacTACTTGTTAAAAAGTTGtggaattattaaaattttgtaattaaaatcaaGTTATAGCCagtggaagaaaggagaaataagcaGTTCATTTGAAAGGTTCTCTAGTGACTCCACACTTAATCAGGCATGAGTCTATTACAATGGGAcattaaccaaaataaaaatagatatttggtTAGAGTCTTGCTATTCAGAGCATGTTACAATGGCCAGTAAGAGCTGCATCACTTGGAAGTCTGTTAGAAAAGTAAATTCCTGGGCCGCAGCTAAGGTCCACTGCactagaatctgcattttacaaCACCCTCAAATGTTTTGCATGTATATTAAggtttgaaaatcactgatttTGATTACCTTTGATTTGatagaaattaagtaatttagtGATCTAGTAAGGTATTCAGCTGAATTAAAAGTAATTAACCTCAGCTTTTTCTCCTTACTTTTTCTGTGTTGTCTTTTAtcacctttttctctcttccatttacAAACCCAAGATGAAAGAGAATTCATCTTTTCTCCATATACAAGGCAATGCACCACAAAGTACATAATAAAATTGCTCAGTCAGAATGGAAATGATTGATAATGCTTATTTTGTCCTAAGTGTGTTGGAACAGGgaaggcatttattttgtatctttcagTAACACAACAGTACactcacatacatatacatatgcacacacagagacgcacagacacacagaaacattTAATCCTCCATGGTGGAATTAAAatggaaagtttttattttatttgccacAGTGAATAAACTTTGATTTgcattatttgtaaaatgtgtgAAACAGTATATTGGTAAATGCCCTGAATTATGGTAAAGTAATGTGTGATCCCTGGATTAACAACCAAAGCAAATTAGTAGAGTATCTGCTTactatgttttataatttaatatccaCTCACATGATACAACATGATATAAAGTTAAAAGTTTGAAATGAATACCTTTACTCTGGGGAAACAAGTAATGTTTAATTACTTCATGTAGAGCAATAATCTCAGGTGTCTATACAGTGCATGTCCAGGGAAATCTTTGTAATGCAAACCTTAACGAGCAAGACAGAAACAGAGATaacatttagatttttatttctaactcAATCAGTCATCAATTTAAACCAAACACATGAATAATaaatttacaggaaatttgaaTCAAAGCTGTTATGACAACGTCATATTTGTCTGACAGACAAAACTATTCCATAAAGGTGAAGTGTGTAATTAGCTAGAGATTAACACTAAAAAGCAAGACAAGGATTAGGCAAACTACTTCAAAAACTTATAATGATGTCCACTGTGTTAGTAAATAGAATTTGCAGAAACAATTTTGACAGATCAGTTTGTGAGATTTGTGAGATTAataactgaatttttcatttttttagccCCTTTGTAGTCTTTCAGGAACTTCACATAGAATCAACATTTTTGCTTGATATTCAGAGTCATCATGTTTCACATCATTTcctacataaaataaaagtacaggaGAAAGGCACAAAGAACTTGGTAGAACCTTGGGGATAGTGCCCCAGCCTCGTGTTACTAATTCTACCACACTCTACTCCATAATCCTACCCAGCTGTGGCTTTTCAGATTTCCTCGGTAACCCTGACATTCTCATTgctaaaatgaaattgaaagagtatttttaaaaactatttgccATGCTAATACATGTAAAGAGATTTAGATTTTATGGTCTAATAATTATCTATTGCACAAGTTTCCTAAAACTGTCACAATACGTTATGACAAAttggtggcttagaacaacagacatgtattttctcacagttctcaaGACCAgatgtctgaaatcaaggtgctggcaggactGTGCTCCCTCTGACGGCACtgggggagaatccttccttgcccctGGATTGTAGCAACAAAACTCCAGtctgcttccattttctcttggcctcttccctgtgtgtctcttgTGTTGTCCTTTACTGACCCATAAGGACACTGTCATTGGACTTAGAGCCCACCTTGTTTCACCATGATCTCATCTCAGTCCTTACATTAATTACAaatgcaaagatcctatttcaaGATAATGTCACCTTTGAGGTTCTAGGTGGACATCAGTATTTTAGGGGACACTATTCTTTACACAACAGTTGTGTTACTTTACATATGGTTCAGAGATATTTTACTAAACACTGAAGTGATCCAATAACTGGTTTATTAcaagagatttaaaaatctgACCAGTGAATTGACTAAATCATTTGAAGCATCATCTCTAGCAGAAGCATTAAATTACTCTCAATATAATAAATCAGTTTCCTTTCGGGAATATAAATCTTCATCAAGATTTTGTTAGGTGATTCATTAACTTCCTGACTGTGTCTTTGACATCTTTGTTCCTGAGGCTGTAGATCAAAGGGTTGAGCATAGGAATGACCACCGTATAAAATACAGAACCTACTTTGACCATAAGCCATGAGTTTTTGGAGTGGGGGACACAATAGAGGAACAGCACAGTTCCATGGAAAATGGTGATGGCGgtcaggtgggaggcacaggtagAGAAAGCTTTATGGCACCCACCAGCAGAAGGCATTTTCATGAGagtgacaaaaatgaaaatataagtagTGAGGATGATTACCAGGCTGCTCACCTCATTGAATATGGCGATGACAAAACAAAGCACTTGGCTGATGTAGGGGTCAGAGCATGAGACAGAGACGATGACTGAGTGCTCACAGACAAAATTATTCATGATGTTGGACCCACAGAAGGATAATGCCAAGAGGAAATAGGTTAGTGTCATGGAGGAGACTATACCCCATGCATAGGGCCCAGACACTAATGACACACAGAGCTTTGGGGACATGACAACTGTGTAGAGGAGAGGGTTACAAATGGCCACAAATCTGTCATAGGCCATCACTGCCAACATGAATGTTTCTGCCACTACAAATATGCAAGCCAAGAAGAATTGCATGATGCATCCCATAAAGGAGATGGTTCTGTCTTCCACAGCCAAGTTCTCCAGCAGTTTGGGAGTAACTGTAGTGGAGTAACAGAAATCAACAAAGGACAAGTGgctgaggaaaaagtacatgggggtgtggagttTGGGATTGATCCTGATGATTATGATCATGCCCAAGTTCCCCAGCACAGTGACTGTGTAGATGCTCAGGAATACCAGGAACAGGGGCACCTGGAGGTCTGGAtattctgagaagcccaagaggATGAAGGTGACTTCAGAGCTCCGATTTCCTTCAGCTAGCAACATGATTGCTGTTGGAGAGAAtctgaaataatgaatataaaaatagtaatgaTAACATTGAGTACACTTGTGCAACATTTATCCTGTATTGGGCATTCtgctaaaatattaaacatattaatttAAATCTCCAAATAACACAATACATTGTAAAACACGTATCCCCATATTTTTACATGATGAATCTGAGACAtatattaagcatcttttcagtGGTTAGATAGCTTGTTAGTAATGAGCTGGGTTTTGAAGTTGATCCTTGACACGCTGAAGTTGAAAAATGTGGTTTTCTTTTAGATAGAGAGAAAAGTCTTCTAAAGTATTATAGAAAAGGTGTCTTCCACAGTTTCATCATTGTGAAGGTTTGTGCTTTTTAATAGCGCTACTGTAACAATGATTATAAATTTAGcactaaaaattataatgaaaggAACAGGAGAGTTGAAGGTTTCAAGGAGATTATTCTGCCATGATTACAGTGGATCCTAGAAAGAAGCAGCTTTTATGAGTCAACACATGgatttctcatttattaaaatattcatacatttGGATGTTGAAGCTAATAAAGCTTTGTATATTTTCAGGCTTTCTGATGATCTCATCCTACTCTGCGATAATTACCTTCCTGTTTTGCAGCCGTGTAG of Cynocephalus volans isolate mCynVol1 chromosome 4, mCynVol1.pri, whole genome shotgun sequence contains these proteins:
- the LOC134376507 gene encoding olfactory receptor 5D13-like, whose product is MLLAEGNRSSEVTFILLGFSEYPDLQVPLFLVFLSIYTVTVLGNLGMIIIIRINPKLHTPMYFFLSHLSFVDFCYSTTVTPKLLENLAVEDRTISFMGCIMQFFLACIFVVAETFMLAVMAYDRFVAICNPLLYTVVMSPKLCVSLVSGPYAWGIVSSMTLTYFLLALSFCGSNIMNNFVCEHSVIVSVSCSDPYISQVLCFVIAIFNEVSSLVIILTTYIFIFVTLMKMPSAGGCHKAFSTCASHLTAITIFHGTVLFLYCVPHSKNSWLMVKVGSVFYTVVIPMLNPLIYSLRNKDVKDTVRKLMNHLTKS